Sequence from the Camelus dromedarius isolate mCamDro1 chromosome 12, mCamDro1.pat, whole genome shotgun sequence genome:
GATATCAGAGGAAAATTCATATTTtccacaaagaataaaaagaaatgatggtAAAAGTACCGTAAACATTAAATACTATGTTCgcctttcaatttctttaaaatatatgtcagTCTTTAAAGCAAGTTTTTTAGCTATGTTTTAAATTTGTAGCTATGGGTTCTTTGCTGGAAAGCAGTATGTAGGGTATAATGGTAGAcaatcttccttctcctttttctttttttcaaaggtacatatatattcacacttatgtatgtatgtatatgcatcacATGTGTAATTGTTTCTTGGAATAGTGTTGTGCTCTATGTAACTTTTATGTTGATAAAATGTTTCTTTAGCTGTAACATTAAAACACTGAAGTTAAGCTTATTTCACTAAGTTATATAATTAGTACAGAGAACACATATGGAAATGGAATAATAGATTTAGAAGATAAAAGGAAGGTGAATGCATGGTCAAAGGATAAAGTAGAGTTGGGCAAAATATAAATTGTGAAACAAATAAACTTTTAGAAAGATGATGCAGAAAGTTCAAAGAGAAGGATTGTTGCATTTTGCCTTAAGAAATCTTACACACAAAAGGTACACATACTTGTGTATATGTCTACATTTTGTGTGTAAGTTGTTTAGGTAGACGGTAACAGGTACATAGAGTTTGTGTGCTTGTGATGACACATGAACTTTATTTCTAGATGGTTTCACtgaattaattatataattattcacTGAACAGTTATACCTAGGAAGATTATGGTTGCCATATATGTTTATGATGTGCCTTTGAAggtcattttatatatgtatatatatatatataaatataatttcactatatatgtgtgtgtgtacatatatacgaTATGCCTTTGAGGGTCATTATTCTGTGACAGCCAAGAGATTTGACAAAACAGTGAGTCAATTAATTACTAACTGCCTCATATGTTGCATTTCCATTCTGGAAGTGCACATAAACACTAGCAAACTGTTTCATATCCTAAatcaagtaaaaagaaaagtgcCTCGGGGAAATCTCTGTCCTGTTCTACGCGGGGTCACATTTACAATTGTAAGTAAAATCAGATGACTAACTTAATAAGCTACCTGCTTCCCTTCAGTGTGGTAAGGAATGATAGATAACAATGGAAAcaatcttaggaaaaaaataaaatcagctcACTAATTAGAAACTGTTTCTAGAAGTTAGAACATCAATTaatgagaaacaaaaagagaaaaaagatagaaGGAAACAAGCGTTCTATGGAGATTCGGTGTAAAGCTAACCGTCCCGTGTCTGCAGTGGCAGCGGGCTCTGGAAGCCCAGGGCAGTAGCAGGTATTTATGAACGCTTATCTTGAGAAGCCAAGGCAGGGAAATAAGAATGTTGTTATAGAAACTTTCgcattaatattgtttaaataaaaataatttcaatattaaaatgAGTAGCCTTCATTCTATGAGAACCTGGATTTAGCCAAATGTCCCCCTCTCCAGCATTCTTAAATTTTTCAACAAGACTCCTTGGATCCAAGATCATGATTATATGTTTCTTATATTCCTGTGACATAATTAATGAAGGTAGGCATTATTACTACTTTATAGACAGAGAAATTGATACAAAAGAACAGCTGAGATACTCAAGAATCACAGATTATAATAAATTAGAAGCAAAAACTAGTTATCTTAATTCCTCAACTAATTCTGTTTCATTACACTGCCATGTGCTTGCCCAAGAGTTAAGGGACAGGACAGCACTCCCACAACTATTGTATCTTCAACACCACTGTCGTTGTCACCATGGGGAATGTATTTAACTCTTGATACACACAAAGTAATACAGAGGGTAGATTCAGATATTTACTATATATGCATAAAAACAAAGATGACACAGACATCATGCTAACCAGGTGTAATGTTAAAATATAAGCccttggaaataaaaattcaaactcaTAAACAAAATGTTACAATTCAAATGTAACCTCTTACAAAGAGACACTaatctgaagggaaaaaataCCTACAAATATAGTTAAACCTATAAAGTGACATAATTGTTAGATAAATGATATTGTCCACAGgtattaatgaaaattttaagaaatagagGCTAAGTATCAAACCAAAACAGAATAGTGAGTGTTTAGTACAGTGTTGATAAATCCCCCAAGACATTTTTCCTATTAGGGTGTTTATGATGTATTAGTTCTTGATTTTATCCATACTATCTGgtaaattttcttataaataagagaaagacaaaatctgCAAGATTAGTTACATTTATACTGATCTGACTACAGCTTGTAGGCAGGCAGTAGTAGGTTTTCAATGTGTATGTATTACGATTCGGGATGTCAATAACTGAGTGTGAATCTTCGCTttagcttttcttctttccccttctaAATTTCCAATGCATTTCtttaagtgtaaaaaaaaaaaagtcatagttTTTTTCACTGCAACTTTGTTAATTCAGGTAAGCACTAGACTCTAGGTAGGACTTGCATTTTGGGAATCGGTATGAAGCACAGTAATGAACTTTATTTAAAGCAGGATGAGAGGGCTATGTCACATGTTTGATGTTCCATTTTCCTAGACTCTGGGaagaagtggaaagaaaagatacaaaagtTCAGCTTCCCTTGGATACACAGGggaacattttcttcattcatacTGAGAAAGTGGGTGCAATCAAaggttttcattctgttttttaagttattttcacaATTAAACACATGATTTAAGTTAGTCTTGGGTTCACTCCCTCAGCACATATCTAGTATAAATCTACCATTAAAAGTGAATATTTcacaaatacaaatgaaaatgccagtgtaatatttgcaaataatttacCAGTTGTAAAGACAAACtattttctatacattttaaaacaaaattctagCAGTTAAAATtgtctaaaaattttaaagctggaTAAATTTGTAATGTGCTGTGAAAAGGAGGATTTTTCATAAAGaatacaaagttaatttttttcattaaagatgcAGCCACAAATGACTTCAGGCAAGGAACCTAAAATCATAATAATTGTGAATAATCACACTCTCAGTAAATATGGGTAGAgtgaaattaaattatattttgtgatAGCTTTGAGACAGATTTATTAAAAAGTGACATTTAAGATGCCCACACTGGCTTCTTAAGTAATAATTTTTTCAAAGCTGCAGTCACATCCTTGTTCCTAAGGCTGTATATCATGGGGTTCAACACTGGAGTCACAATAGTGTAGAAGACAGCGTTTTGTTGCTTCCTGCAGAATGATTTGACTTGGGCCGTAAGTAGGTGATGGTCACAGAGCCAAAGAATAAAAGCACAACTATGAGatgggaggagcaggtggagaaggctttgGACCGACCCGTGGCTGAGGGCAACTTGAGGATGGTAGAAATTATTTTGACATAAGACCCAATAATCAGTAGAAAAGGAATCATGGCAAATAATACAGCAACTACATAGACACATATCTCATTGAGTGACATGTCCCCACAGGCCAGCGTGATCAGTGGGGGGATGTCACAGAAAAAGTGGTTGATTTGGTTTGAACCACAGAAGGGCAGTGAGAACACCTGGCATGTCTGCCCTATCTGGACCGGAACTCCACTGAGCCAGACACCCACAGCCAACTGGATGCACATCTTGTGGTTCATGACCAGAGGATAGTGCAGAGGGCTGCAAATGGACATGTAGCGGTCATAAGCCATCACAGCCAGAAGAAATGCCTCTGTGGCCCCCAGAACAAGGAAGAAGCACATTTGGGTGGCGCAGCTCAGCAAAGAAATGCTTCTGTCTTGAGTCCAAAGGTTCACTAGAATCCTGGGAAGAGTGACAGACACATAGCAGATTTCTAGAGAGGAAAAATTggccagaaaaaaatacataggtgTCTGGAGAACAGAGTCCACCCTCGTGATTATGATGATAAGACCATTTCCTGTTAAGATGAATATGTAGACGAGAAAGAAAAGACCAAATAGAAGCCCCTGGAGGTTTGGAAGGTTAGAAAATCCCAAGAAAACAAACACCATGACTGAAGAGAAATTGCCTTCTGCTGTTTGGTCTCTGGGCAGCATCtgtgaaaataaagaatttaatatGTAAAGTCACTTTATCTGCCTGAGTTGCAGTTTGCTAAATGATGAAAAGTGTACCCTGTGCTTTTGAAAGTCGCAAAGTCACTAAGAATGAATCCTATAGAAACATCTAAACTTGATGTTAAGCTGTGTCTTAAAAAACTGTTCATTCTTTCGCtaaaaattatccctcagaaagcATTCCTATAAGGAATTACGTCTGCTGAGAGATGGCTATGTTTTCTTGCTACTGATAATGAAATAAGTGATGTTAGGTTTTGTTATTCAGATTTGTGACAGGAATTTCAGAGTCTAACTGGAATGGTGTTaatgaaaataaagggaaaataaaaatcatgaaaatgttAATTATAGCAATAAGTTTGACACTTTTGTTTGGAATGACATTTTCCATCAATTAtcctttttatgttattttaaaaaaccattgcATTTATTCACATTTTGATTTAAGCtgtctcaaatattttttgaggcaTCAtgtaattacaataaaaataagctGGAAAAAGTGATTTTAGGGGGTGATCTTTGTGACTTTTTTGTGTTCTGATAGTTGTTATAGTgagtttatttcagttgaaagAAGTCATAAAGTAACTCAGTCATGAGGATAGTTATCAGATCTCAGATACTGGTTTTGCATTTGAGTGTTAATTCCTGTAATAAATAGACAAGTTTTTGATTCAAGACATAGTGTCAAAGGAAGAGAAATTGCAAAGAGTTTTGGAGTCCTCTTGATAGGATTATCCGTATGGTGCTGAATAAAGCACGTACACAAATTCCAGGATCTGAGGATTCCATTTAAACATGCAGCTTCTTGCAGGCAGCTTTATGTGGAGGAAAACAGGGAGACACTATTTGAAATCAGCTTGCAAACCATCAGTGCACGTGGTAAAAATGGGACACTGATGAGTGACTGCAGTGATTCATTGTATTAGGAGAATCCACAGacactattttatttaatcctcaagatGGTGCAGAAGCAATTCTGTCGCCCTTTTACTTAGACATAAACTTCAacttaaaaatgttatataaatcaACCAAGATCACAGCATGTAAATGTGATTCAGATTATGTTTCGGGCTCAAAATCCAAGTTACTTTTATTCCAATGGGTAATATCAATAGACTGTAGAATGtaacatttgcatatattatataaatcACTCAACAAGCATTTGATCTACGAATGGAGAGCAATTTCCATTATTAACCAGATGTATTGTCTACCCCAGTGATGACTGGCGTGCGAAATGCTATTCTCATTATTGTATTTTGTGTTCGCCTCTGTCTCTCCACTCACACCTTTAAGTCctgctttaatttttctccaaTAGGTGAAGATTTTGGAAAAACACAACAGAACGAAGtaaaatttgaaagtaatttaaaaataaattagaaattaataatctACAACTGACTGAGGCACTAATTTGCTCAAACAGGATTTAAGTCAAGTTTCAAATAAgaagtaatgatttttttttaatttccacatgtATTGTGAATAATAAATAGTAATTGCATGGTAAAGTCTTTGAAATCTAAGAAGTAGAATCA
This genomic interval carries:
- the LOC105101059 gene encoding olfactory receptor 10AG1-like, producing the protein MLPRDQTAEGNFSSVMVFVFLGFSNLPNLQGLLFGLFFLVYIFILTGNGLIIIITRVDSVLQTPMYFFLANFSSLEICYVSVTLPRILVNLWTQDRSISLLSCATQMCFFLVLGATEAFLLAVMAYDRYMSICSPLHYPLVMNHKMCIQLAVGVWLSGVPVQIGQTCQVFSLPFCGSNQINHFFCDIPPLITLACGDMSLNEICVYVVAVLFAMIPFLLIIGSYVKIISTILKLPSATGRSKAFSTCSSHLIVVLLFFGSVTITYLRPKSNHSAGSNKTLSSTLL